One Curtobacterium sp. MCLR17_032 genomic window carries:
- a CDS encoding dienelactone hydrolase family protein, which yields MTTTDDVLQTVPEPAGADIRVETVHYDSEGTDLEGVLAKDAAVAGPRPAVLVIHDWHGVNEHVEARVTMLARLGYVAFGADVYGAGIRPGDDTAAEVAGRFYGDNALFRTRLRAGLDRLLADPDVDASKVVVMGYCFGGSGALELARTGADLVGAVSFHGGLIAHDPSDADQIRAKLLVLTGGADPVVPDEAVHAWQDEMRGVSHVDWQVVTYADAMHAFAVPGTDAPDHGAQYQERADRRSWQALQVFLAEVFDQEPTVA from the coding sequence GTGACCACCACAGACGACGTCCTGCAGACCGTTCCCGAACCCGCCGGTGCCGACATCCGTGTCGAGACCGTCCACTACGACTCCGAGGGCACCGACCTCGAAGGGGTCCTGGCGAAGGACGCAGCCGTCGCCGGTCCGCGCCCCGCCGTCCTCGTCATCCACGACTGGCACGGGGTGAACGAGCACGTCGAGGCACGCGTGACGATGCTCGCGCGCCTGGGCTACGTGGCCTTCGGCGCCGACGTCTACGGTGCTGGCATCCGCCCGGGTGACGACACCGCAGCCGAGGTGGCCGGTCGCTTCTACGGCGACAACGCCCTCTTCCGCACCCGCCTGCGCGCCGGACTCGACCGCCTGCTCGCCGACCCCGACGTCGACGCGTCGAAGGTCGTCGTGATGGGCTACTGCTTCGGCGGCTCGGGTGCGCTCGAGCTCGCCCGCACCGGTGCCGACCTGGTCGGAGCGGTCTCGTTCCACGGTGGCCTCATCGCGCACGACCCCTCGGACGCGGACCAGATCCGCGCGAAGCTCCTGGTCCTCACCGGCGGCGCCGACCCGGTCGTGCCGGACGAGGCCGTGCACGCGTGGCAGGACGAGATGCGTGGGGTGTCGCACGTCGACTGGCAGGTCGTCACCTACGCGGACGCCATGCACGCCTTCGCCGTCCCGGGCACCGACGCACCGGACCACGGCGCGCAGTACCAGGAGCGAGCCGACCGTCGCTCGTGGCAGGCGCTGCAGGTGTTCCTCGCCGAGGTGTTCGACCAGGAGCCGACGGTCGCCTGA
- a CDS encoding DUF1772 domain-containing protein → MNVLLVVQLVLVGLLAGEEFVVRWGVQPAMATLPDEVHLRTRIALVKSLKVVVPILMVPAVLASVAVLVLSGADDGLGWRIAAMVALVVFVLASFLGTVPINIRVNDWDPEHPPADWKRVVLRWERIDVLRSTAAGVAFVLFVVALVQLVG, encoded by the coding sequence ATGAACGTCCTGCTCGTCGTCCAACTCGTGCTCGTGGGCCTGCTCGCCGGTGAGGAGTTCGTCGTGCGATGGGGTGTCCAACCCGCGATGGCGACGCTGCCCGACGAGGTCCATCTCCGCACGCGGATCGCGTTGGTGAAGTCCCTCAAGGTCGTCGTCCCGATCCTGATGGTGCCGGCCGTCCTGGCGTCCGTCGCCGTCCTCGTGCTGAGCGGAGCCGACGACGGCCTCGGTTGGCGGATCGCCGCGATGGTGGCCCTGGTGGTGTTCGTCCTGGCGTCGTTCCTCGGCACCGTGCCGATCAACATCCGCGTGAACGACTGGGATCCGGAACACCCGCCGGCCGACTGGAAGCGCGTCGTGCTGCGGTGGGAACGCATCGACGTCCTGCGATCCACAGCTGCCGGCGTCGCGTTCGTGCTCTTCGTCGTCGCGCTCGTGCAGCTGGTGGGCTGA
- a CDS encoding Gfo/Idh/MocA family oxidoreductase, with translation MTTEGNVHAPGVGQQLAGPPRATTPRGARLRVAVVGTGMIAAVHVRAARAAGADVVGVLGRNRERSEQVAEQLGLEHGYADLDAVLADRPDVVHICTPNDQHHPQALAVIHAGINVVCEKPLAVSAEQADELERAAAEAGVVATVPFVYRYHPMVREIRSRIADGQLGRVLAVHGHYLQDWMLDSDASSWRVDSGAGGQSRAFADIGSHWCDLVEFVTGEQFDSVSAVTDIVYPTRPAASGPSFSGTPDPDPIADAGERAEVTTEDTAVATFRTGSGRIGNVVISQVSAGRKNRLWFEVDGMLGSAAFDQEQPESAWFGNETGAQIVVRDPSQGSPDQRRLAVVPSGHPQGYVDAFAAFVADTYTAVTTGSAPEGLPTFADGARSARIIDSVVASAGDRAWREIR, from the coding sequence ATGACGACAGAGGGCAACGTCCACGCACCCGGTGTGGGGCAGCAGCTGGCCGGTCCACCACGGGCGACGACACCGCGGGGTGCACGACTCCGCGTCGCCGTCGTCGGCACGGGCATGATCGCCGCCGTGCACGTCCGGGCTGCGCGGGCCGCCGGTGCCGACGTGGTGGGGGTCCTCGGCCGGAACCGGGAGCGCTCCGAGCAGGTCGCCGAGCAGCTGGGCCTCGAGCACGGGTACGCCGACCTGGACGCGGTGCTCGCCGACCGCCCGGACGTCGTGCACATCTGCACGCCCAACGACCAGCACCACCCGCAGGCCCTCGCGGTGATCCACGCCGGCATCAACGTCGTGTGCGAGAAGCCCCTCGCGGTGTCCGCGGAGCAGGCCGACGAGCTCGAACGGGCCGCCGCCGAGGCCGGTGTCGTCGCGACCGTGCCCTTCGTCTACCGGTACCACCCGATGGTCCGCGAGATCCGCTCCCGCATCGCCGACGGGCAGCTCGGCCGGGTGCTCGCCGTGCACGGCCACTACCTGCAGGACTGGATGCTCGACTCCGACGCGTCCTCGTGGCGGGTCGACTCCGGCGCGGGCGGGCAGTCGCGGGCCTTCGCGGACATCGGCTCGCACTGGTGCGACCTGGTCGAGTTCGTCACCGGCGAGCAGTTCGACTCGGTCAGCGCCGTCACCGACATCGTGTACCCGACCCGTCCGGCAGCGTCGGGCCCCTCGTTCTCCGGCACCCCCGACCCGGACCCGATCGCCGACGCCGGCGAGCGCGCCGAGGTCACCACCGAGGACACCGCGGTCGCGACCTTCCGCACCGGCAGCGGCCGGATCGGCAACGTCGTCATCTCGCAGGTCTCCGCCGGCCGGAAGAACCGCCTGTGGTTCGAGGTGGACGGCATGCTCGGCTCCGCGGCCTTCGACCAGGAGCAGCCGGAGTCCGCCTGGTTCGGCAACGAGACCGGAGCGCAGATCGTCGTCCGCGACCCGTCCCAGGGTTCCCCCGACCAACGGCGTCTGGCGGTCGTGCCGTCCGGTCATCCGCAGGGCTACGTCGACGCGTTCGCCGCGTTCGTCGCCGACACCTACACGGCCGTCACGACCGGCAGCGCGCCGGAGGGTCTGCCGACCTTCGCGGACGGCGCCCGGTCGGCACGCATCATCGACAGCGTGGTCGCCAGTGCCGGCGACCGCGCCTGGAGGGAGATCCGATGA
- a CDS encoding 5'-nucleotidase C-terminal domain-containing protein, translated as MSPSHTPETTRRRRGIVAGTALATAGVLVALAAPTAASAAETPATTTPAATAPATAAAAAGDTTIDLYDVNDFHGRITRSISQTAGKPTPRDGDAAGAATLAGALDQLRGPDPSTSAFVSSGDNIGGSTFESFIQQDQPTIDVLNQMDLSVSAIGNHELDKGQDDLRDRVIGPDGARNAKWDYISANILDSATGEPAFDPYSIQEISGKRVGFIGATVDLVEQGLVSPDGIAGLEMGDITTEVNSVADDLTDGDDTNGEADVLVLLVHDGAESSAAADLDNGSDFARAVHGVTPKVAAILSAHTHQTYVHSVVPDGGTIPRPVIQTGSYGFNLGHVQLTVAADGTVTPSVAENVRLVDGTFTPDAGVQQTVDAAVAEADVQGAVELGSIDRDMRRAVQSDGSENRGGESTLGNFVAEVQREATDRQGSQIAFMNSGGLRADMAAGPVTYKEAAAVQSFANTLVVLDLTGDQIRQALEQQWQPSTASRPFLKLGASDGFAYTYDPQAAAGSRITSMTLDGEAIGATTTYKVTVNSFLAGGGDNFAAFKQAATKQDSGKVDLEAQVEYFRAHPEVTVPMDQRAVGVTTTPVPEGGFQPGDEVTVDLSSLVFSNAGDQSGDVSVSAGGQVLATSPVDTTVVDKTDEQGRASLTFTVPESGAAQPATPSTASRLAATAVETSDEPLVVELPNGQQITLAVTIPLAVVPDPGTDPGTGPGDPTDGSDPTPTPVPGGADGGSGDEGSGDSGLGGTGSGVVPISGGGIDTADGGDLAYTGAELAAPALTAGLLLLAGLTALLVVRRKRAAHDVSERAEG; from the coding sequence ATGAGCCCGTCCCACACCCCCGAGACCACCAGGCGGAGGCGCGGCATCGTCGCCGGCACCGCCCTCGCCACCGCCGGGGTCCTCGTCGCCCTCGCCGCCCCGACCGCCGCCTCCGCCGCCGAGACGCCGGCCACCACCACGCCGGCCGCCACCGCACCCGCCACGGCCGCAGCGGCAGCCGGTGACACGACGATCGACCTGTACGACGTCAACGACTTCCACGGTCGGATCACACGGTCCATCTCGCAGACCGCGGGGAAGCCGACCCCCCGCGACGGTGACGCCGCCGGTGCGGCCACCCTCGCCGGTGCCCTCGACCAGCTCCGCGGACCGGACCCCTCGACGTCCGCCTTCGTCAGCTCGGGTGACAACATCGGCGGCTCGACGTTCGAGTCCTTCATCCAGCAGGACCAGCCCACGATCGACGTCCTCAACCAGATGGACCTCAGCGTCAGCGCGATCGGCAACCACGAGCTCGACAAGGGCCAGGACGACCTCCGGGACCGTGTGATCGGGCCGGACGGCGCCCGCAACGCCAAGTGGGACTACATCTCGGCCAACATCCTGGACAGCGCCACCGGCGAGCCTGCCTTCGACCCGTACTCGATCCAGGAGATCAGCGGGAAGCGCGTCGGGTTCATCGGTGCCACGGTCGACCTCGTCGAGCAGGGGCTCGTCAGCCCGGACGGCATCGCCGGACTCGAGATGGGCGACATCACCACCGAGGTCAACAGCGTCGCCGACGACCTGACCGACGGAGACGACACGAACGGCGAAGCAGACGTGCTCGTGCTCCTCGTGCACGACGGAGCGGAGTCCTCGGCTGCCGCCGACCTCGACAACGGCTCCGACTTCGCCCGAGCCGTGCACGGTGTCACGCCGAAGGTCGCGGCGATCCTGTCCGCGCACACCCACCAGACCTACGTGCACTCGGTCGTCCCCGACGGCGGCACGATCCCGCGTCCGGTGATCCAGACCGGCTCCTACGGGTTCAACCTCGGACACGTGCAGCTCACGGTCGCTGCCGACGGCACGGTCACCCCGAGCGTCGCCGAGAACGTCCGCCTCGTCGACGGCACCTTCACGCCGGACGCCGGCGTCCAGCAGACCGTCGACGCAGCGGTCGCCGAAGCGGACGTGCAGGGGGCGGTCGAACTCGGCTCCATCGACCGCGACATGCGGCGCGCCGTCCAGAGCGACGGCTCGGAGAACCGGGGTGGCGAGTCCACGCTCGGCAACTTCGTCGCCGAGGTCCAGCGGGAAGCGACCGATCGACAGGGTTCGCAGATCGCGTTCATGAACTCGGGCGGACTCCGCGCGGACATGGCGGCAGGCCCGGTGACCTACAAGGAGGCGGCGGCGGTCCAGTCGTTCGCGAACACCCTTGTCGTCCTCGACCTCACGGGTGACCAGATCCGGCAGGCGCTCGAACAGCAGTGGCAGCCGTCGACCGCGTCCCGTCCGTTCCTCAAGCTCGGCGCCTCGGACGGCTTCGCGTACACGTACGACCCCCAGGCCGCCGCCGGCTCCCGCATCACGTCGATGACGCTGGACGGCGAGGCGATCGGCGCGACGACCACCTACAAGGTGACCGTCAACTCGTTCCTCGCGGGCGGGGGCGACAACTTCGCGGCGTTCAAGCAGGCCGCCACGAAGCAGGACAGCGGCAAGGTCGACCTCGAGGCACAGGTCGAGTACTTCCGTGCCCACCCCGAGGTGACGGTGCCGATGGACCAGCGCGCGGTCGGTGTCACCACCACGCCGGTACCCGAGGGCGGCTTCCAGCCCGGTGACGAGGTGACGGTCGACCTGTCCTCGCTGGTGTTCAGCAACGCCGGTGACCAGAGCGGTGACGTCTCGGTCTCCGCCGGGGGCCAGGTGCTCGCCACCAGCCCGGTCGACACCACGGTGGTCGACAAGACCGACGAGCAGGGTCGCGCCTCGCTGACCTTCACGGTCCCCGAGTCGGGCGCCGCCCAGCCGGCAACGCCGTCGACCGCGTCGCGCCTGGCCGCCACGGCGGTCGAGACCTCGGACGAGCCGCTCGTCGTGGAACTGCCGAACGGGCAGCAGATCACGCTGGCGGTGACCATCCCCCTCGCGGTCGTCCCGGACCCCGGTACGGACCCGGGTACCGGTCCGGGTGACCCCACCGACGGCTCCGACCCGACGCCGACCCCCGTTCCCGGCGGTGCTGACGGCGGCTCCGGCGACGAGGGCTCCGGTGACTCCGGCCTCGGTGGCACCGGCAGCGGTGTCGTGCCGATCAGCGGTGGCGGGATCGACACCGCCGACGGCGGGGACCTCGCCTACACGGGTGCCGAGCTCGCGGCACCGGCCCTCACGGCCGGGCTGCTGCTCCTCGCCGGGCTGACCGCACTGCTGGTGGTCCGCCGGAAGCGTGCCGCGCACGACGTGAGCGAGCGCGCGGAGGGCTGA
- a CDS encoding thiamine pyrophosphate-requiring protein, with translation MSQNVSEFVLDRIKAWGVTRVYGYPGDGIGEFDGALGKADRAGEGVEYIRPTHEEIAALMATAHAKFTGEVGVCIATSSPGAFHMLNGLYDAQMDNQPVVAIVGQQGLAAVGTFTQQESNLERVFADVACYVQTITTPDAAGVVLDTAFRTAMLRKQPAVVVLPHDVQAMPWSEPGAEHWVSRSSDVPASTRITPPAEDIRKMADIINAGEKVTFLVGAGARGATDQVLAAAGKAGAGIITALRGKDVVPSDVPFHTQQVGLLGSRPSLTQIKECDTIVLLGTNYPYGEYLPKVGQARGIQVDIKPEQLGLRYPNELNMWGDVGATLDALLPLLEQKDDLGWQEKLADEMREWEAEMGRQAEVAYSDGVNPRRVVRAVNDRLPAGVTVTCDAGTTADWYGHHIRLRRGMHGDMSGRLATMLAAMPYAVTAKFAFPDRPAVCTIGDGAFQMLGMNELITVKKYMDRWQDKQLVIVVMHNDDLGQVSWEMRTEDGNPMWRGSQDVETMDYAGYAELLGFQGIAVHSDDEVDAAVERAFAHQGVTLIDAYVSRSVPPLPPHITAEYAMNTAKSLLKGDPVEFDVVKDSAKAMAAEVVERAKGAFGRD, from the coding sequence ATGAGCCAGAACGTCAGCGAATTCGTCCTCGACCGCATCAAGGCATGGGGCGTCACGCGCGTCTACGGCTACCCGGGTGACGGCATCGGCGAGTTCGACGGCGCCCTCGGCAAGGCCGACCGTGCCGGCGAGGGCGTCGAGTACATCCGCCCGACGCACGAGGAGATCGCGGCGCTGATGGCGACCGCGCACGCGAAGTTCACCGGCGAGGTCGGCGTCTGCATCGCCACGTCGAGCCCCGGCGCCTTCCACATGCTCAACGGGCTCTACGACGCGCAGATGGACAACCAGCCGGTCGTCGCGATCGTCGGGCAGCAGGGTCTGGCAGCCGTCGGCACGTTCACGCAGCAGGAGTCGAACCTGGAGCGGGTCTTCGCCGACGTCGCCTGCTACGTGCAGACCATCACGACGCCGGACGCCGCCGGGGTCGTCCTCGACACGGCGTTCCGCACCGCGATGCTCCGGAAGCAGCCGGCGGTGGTCGTCCTCCCCCACGACGTGCAGGCCATGCCCTGGTCCGAGCCCGGCGCGGAGCACTGGGTCTCCCGCTCGAGCGACGTCCCGGCCTCGACCCGGATCACGCCGCCGGCCGAGGACATCCGCAAGATGGCGGACATCATCAACGCCGGCGAGAAGGTCACCTTCCTGGTCGGCGCCGGAGCACGCGGTGCCACCGACCAGGTGCTCGCAGCGGCGGGGAAGGCCGGCGCCGGGATCATCACCGCGCTGCGCGGCAAGGACGTCGTGCCCTCGGACGTGCCGTTCCACACGCAGCAGGTCGGGCTGCTCGGGTCGCGCCCGAGCCTGACCCAGATCAAGGAGTGCGACACGATCGTGCTCCTGGGCACGAACTACCCGTACGGCGAGTACCTGCCGAAGGTCGGGCAGGCCCGCGGCATCCAGGTCGACATCAAGCCCGAGCAGCTGGGCCTGCGGTACCCGAACGAACTCAACATGTGGGGTGACGTCGGTGCCACACTCGACGCCCTGCTGCCGCTGCTCGAGCAGAAGGACGACCTCGGCTGGCAGGAGAAGCTCGCTGACGAGATGCGCGAGTGGGAGGCCGAGATGGGCCGCCAGGCGGAGGTCGCGTACAGCGACGGGGTCAACCCGCGCCGGGTCGTCCGCGCGGTGAACGACCGGCTGCCCGCGGGCGTCACCGTCACTTGCGACGCCGGCACCACGGCGGACTGGTACGGCCACCACATCCGGCTGCGCCGCGGCATGCACGGCGACATGTCCGGCCGGCTGGCGACGATGCTCGCGGCGATGCCGTACGCCGTCACCGCCAAGTTCGCGTTCCCGGACCGCCCGGCGGTGTGCACGATCGGCGACGGCGCCTTCCAGATGCTCGGCATGAACGAGCTCATCACCGTGAAGAAGTACATGGACCGCTGGCAGGACAAGCAGCTGGTCATCGTCGTCATGCACAACGACGACCTGGGACAGGTCTCGTGGGAGATGCGCACCGAGGACGGCAACCCGATGTGGCGCGGCTCGCAGGACGTCGAGACGATGGACTACGCCGGGTACGCCGAACTGCTCGGCTTCCAGGGCATCGCGGTGCACAGCGACGACGAGGTGGACGCCGCCGTCGAGCGTGCCTTCGCGCACCAGGGCGTCACGCTCATCGACGCCTACGTCAGCCGGAGCGTCCCGCCGCTGCCGCCGCACATCACCGCCGAGTACGCGATGAACACCGCGAAGAGCCTGCTCAAGGGCGACCCGGTGGAGTTCGACGTCGTGAAGGACTCCGCGAAGGCGATGGCCGCCGAGGTCGTCGAGCGGGCGAAGGGTGCGTTCGGCCGCGACTGA
- a CDS encoding glucose-6-phosphate dehydrogenase has protein sequence MASLQTTLLILGASGDLSKRLLLPGLATLLDVKEDWEIQLVGAGVEDLSDADWKQLVHEAFENAQASKNEEDEGATGETALSPRLQAVVDGSSYRKADVTSPDDLKTLLGDCHFDPAIYFALPPAVTEKSCEQLAKTDLPAHTRLALEKPFGTDAASAEHLNDLLHSFLPESRIHRVDHFLGRSTVLNLLGLRFANRIIEPLLSSQHVERVDIVYDETLGLEGRARYYDKAGALVDMIQSHLLQVMAVVAMEAPASIDAEDLRTQKELVLRAVRPWGGDPLTAGKRARYTAGTVGDRSMPSYVDEDGVDPSLGTETLAQLKLEVANWRWAGVPFTLRSGKALGKQRREILITFKDSPHVPDGLTGAHKPDRLCIWIAPDEMQLELNVNGPGDPYTIDHTALEVTFNPGRLSAYGEVLAGVLEGDATLSVRGDSAVQGWKVVEPFLQLWRSGEAPLDEYAAGSGGPEDWDNVDS, from the coding sequence ATGGCGAGCCTCCAGACCACACTGCTCATCCTCGGAGCCAGCGGCGACCTGTCCAAGCGGCTGTTGCTGCCCGGCCTCGCGACGCTCCTCGACGTCAAGGAGGACTGGGAGATCCAGCTCGTCGGCGCCGGTGTCGAGGACCTCTCGGACGCCGACTGGAAGCAGCTCGTGCACGAGGCGTTCGAGAACGCACAGGCGTCGAAGAACGAGGAGGACGAGGGCGCAACCGGCGAGACGGCGCTGTCCCCGCGCCTCCAGGCCGTGGTCGACGGATCGTCGTACCGCAAGGCCGACGTCACGTCCCCGGACGACCTGAAGACGTTGCTCGGCGACTGCCACTTCGACCCGGCCATCTACTTCGCCCTGCCGCCCGCGGTGACCGAGAAGAGCTGCGAGCAGCTGGCGAAGACGGACCTCCCCGCGCACACGCGCCTGGCCCTCGAGAAGCCGTTCGGCACCGACGCCGCGAGCGCTGAGCACCTCAACGACCTGCTGCACTCGTTCCTGCCGGAGTCGCGCATCCACCGCGTCGACCACTTCCTCGGACGCTCCACGGTGCTCAACCTGCTCGGCCTGCGCTTCGCGAACCGCATCATCGAACCCCTGCTGTCCTCCCAGCACGTCGAGCGCGTCGACATCGTCTACGACGAGACCCTCGGACTGGAGGGACGTGCCCGCTACTACGACAAGGCCGGCGCCCTGGTCGACATGATCCAGAGCCACCTGCTGCAGGTGATGGCGGTCGTCGCCATGGAGGCGCCCGCGTCGATCGACGCCGAGGACCTGCGGACCCAGAAGGAGCTCGTCCTCCGTGCCGTCCGCCCGTGGGGCGGGGACCCGCTGACGGCGGGCAAGCGCGCCCGCTACACGGCCGGCACGGTGGGGGACCGCTCGATGCCGTCGTACGTCGACGAGGACGGGGTGGACCCGTCGCTCGGCACCGAGACCCTGGCGCAGCTGAAGCTCGAGGTCGCCAACTGGCGCTGGGCCGGCGTGCCGTTCACCCTGCGCTCCGGCAAGGCGCTCGGCAAGCAGCGCCGCGAGATCCTCATCACGTTCAAGGACTCGCCGCACGTGCCCGACGGCCTGACCGGGGCGCACAAGCCGGACCGTCTGTGCATCTGGATCGCACCGGACGAGATGCAGCTCGAGCTCAACGTCAACGGCCCGGGCGACCCGTACACGATCGACCACACGGCGCTCGAGGTGACGTTCAACCCCGGCCGGCTCAGTGCCTACGGTGAGGTGCTCGCCGGGGTGCTCGAGGGCGACGCGACCCTGTCCGTCCGTGGCGACAGCGCCGTGCAGGGGTGGAAGGTCGTCGAGCCGTTCCTGCAGCTCTGGCGTTCCGGCGAGGCCCCGCTCGACGAGTACGCGGCCGGGTCGGGTGGGCCGGAGGACTGGGACAACGTCGACTCGTGA
- a CDS encoding sugar phosphate isomerase/epimerase gives MKLGMLTACLPGWDLGRIADFASGQGYERLEVAVWPGTGGRDFEAAHLPVATLTDEDVQATRELLDRTGLEISALAYYENNLHQDPTRRNEVHTHLKHAVDAAQRLGVPYVGTFIGRDNTKSVRENMVEGDRVLPELLDYAGERGVRLIIENCVMEGWHPDGYPGNIAYSPELWEWVTGLGFGLNWDPSHLTWIGIDPVETILPFAEHIVHAQAKDLELFPEQRNRYGFFGKVDKGDDPWDMGWWRFRVPGRGVVDWPHVVDRLYEAGFDGTLSVEHEDPLWGGEDDKVLEGLRIAHRTLRPLIAVE, from the coding sequence ATGAAGCTCGGCATGTTGACGGCCTGTCTGCCGGGGTGGGACCTCGGCCGCATCGCGGACTTCGCGAGCGGTCAGGGCTACGAGCGGCTCGAGGTCGCCGTCTGGCCCGGCACCGGTGGCCGCGACTTCGAGGCGGCGCACCTGCCCGTGGCGACCCTCACCGACGAGGACGTCCAGGCGACGCGGGAGCTGCTCGACCGCACCGGGCTCGAGATCTCCGCGCTGGCGTACTACGAGAACAACCTGCACCAGGACCCAACCCGCCGGAACGAGGTCCACACGCACCTCAAGCACGCGGTCGACGCCGCGCAGCGCCTCGGGGTCCCCTACGTCGGCACGTTCATCGGCCGCGACAACACCAAGAGCGTCCGCGAGAACATGGTCGAGGGCGACCGGGTCCTGCCCGAGCTGCTCGACTACGCCGGCGAGCGCGGGGTCCGCCTGATCATCGAGAACTGCGTGATGGAGGGGTGGCACCCGGACGGGTACCCGGGCAACATCGCGTACTCGCCGGAGCTCTGGGAGTGGGTCACCGGGCTCGGCTTCGGCCTGAACTGGGACCCGTCGCACCTGACGTGGATCGGCATCGACCCGGTCGAGACGATCCTGCCGTTCGCCGAGCACATCGTGCACGCGCAAGCGAAGGACCTCGAGCTGTTCCCGGAGCAGCGCAACCGGTACGGCTTCTTCGGCAAGGTCGACAAGGGCGACGACCCGTGGGACATGGGCTGGTGGCGGTTCCGCGTGCCCGGACGCGGGGTGGTCGACTGGCCGCACGTGGTCGACCGGCTGTACGAGGCCGGCTTCGACGGCACGCTGAGCGTCGAGCACGAGGACCCGCTCTGGGGCGGGGAGGACGACAAGGTGCTGGAGGGCCTCCGCATCGCGCACCGGACGCTCCGGCCACTCATCGCGGTCGAGTGA